GAACCACTGCGCCAAGAGTTCGGACCTATCCGCATCAACAGCGGCTACCGTTCAGAATGCCTGAACTATGTAGTGGGAGGTGTCAGCTACTCACAACACCTTTACGGAGAAGCTGCCGACATCTACACGCCCAACGAGGAAACAGCCCTGAAGTATTTCAACTTCATCAAGGAAAACCTCGAGTTTGATCAACTGCTCATCGAGCGGCAGAACCGTACGGGCATCGTCTGGGTACACGTCAGCTATTCAGAGCGACACGCCAACCGTAGGAAAATTCAACCCATCATCAATGTATGATGGGTTTTTTATTCTACTGTACTGCAATAGAACTTCCGTTATGCTGCAATAGAACTTCTATTGACGTATAATAGAAGTTCTATTAATTTATAACTGTTAT
The sequence above is a segment of the Prevotella sp. E9-3 genome. Coding sequences within it:
- a CDS encoding D-Ala-D-Ala carboxypeptidase family metallohydrolase; amino-acid sequence: MYTHTQEGNAYCPTFNVNEQLTEHFNLSEMLYSYTCERIGMVNRLDNPEEIIPRLRTLCQRVLEPLRQEFGPIRINSGYRSECLNYVVGGVSYSQHLYGEAADIYTPNEETALKYFNFIKENLEFDQLLIERQNRTGIVWVHVSYSERHANRRKIQPIINV